Proteins from one Elephas maximus indicus isolate mEleMax1 chromosome 12, mEleMax1 primary haplotype, whole genome shotgun sequence genomic window:
- the RBBP6 gene encoding E3 ubiquitin-protein ligase RBBP6 isoform X2 — MSCVHYKFSSKLNYDTVTFDGLHISLCDLKKQIMGREKLKAADCDLQITNAQTKEEYTDDNALIPKNSSVIVRRIPIGGVRSTSKTYVISRTEPVMGTSKAIDDSSASISLAQLTKTANLAEANASEEDKIKAMMSQSGHEYDPINYMKKPLGPPPPSYTCFRCGKPGHYIKNCPTNGDKNFESGPRIKKSTGIPRSFMMEVKDPNMKGAMLTNTGKYAIPTIDAEAYAIGKKEKPPFLPEEPSSSSEEDDPIPDELLCLICKDIMTDAVVIPCCGNSYCDECIRTALLESDEHTCPTCHQNDVSPDALIANKFLRQAVNNFKNETGYTKRLRKQLPPPPPPIPPPRPLIQRNLQPLMRSPISRQQDPLMIPVTSSSSHPPPSLSSLASNQSPLAPPGPGNSSSAPAPVPDITATVSISVHSEKSDGPFRDSDNKILPAAALASEHPKGTSSIAITALMEEKGYQVPVLGTPSLLGQSLLHGQLIPTTGPVRINTARPGGGRPGWEHSNKLGYLVSPPQQIRRGERSCYRSINRGRHHSERSQRTQGPSLPATPVFVPVPPPPLYPPPPHTLPLPAGVPPPQFSPQFPPGQPPPAGYSVPPPGFPPAPANLSTPWVSSGVQTAHSNTIPTTQAPPLSREEFYREQRRLKEESKSPYSGSSYSRSSYTYSKSRSGSTRSRSYSRSFSRSHSRSYSRSPPYPRRGRGKSRNYRSRSRSHGYHRSRSRSPPYRRYHSRSRSPQAFRGQSPTKRNVPQGEAGREYFNRFREVPPPYDMKAYYGRSVDFRDPFEKERYREWERKYREWYEKYYKDYAAGAQPRPSANRENFSPERFLPLNIRNSPFTRGRREDYAAGQSHRSRNIGGTYPEKLPTRDSHNQKDNTKTKEKESENAPGDGKGNKHKKHRKRRKGEENECFLNPELLETSRKSREPTGGEESKTDSLFVLPNRDDATPVRDEPMDAESITFKSVSEKDKREKDKPKAKGDKTKRKNEGSTVSKKENVKPAKGPQEKPDGEREKSPRSEPPLKKAKEETPKTDNANKSTSSSQKDEKIVGIPRKAHSKSAKEHQETKPVKEEKVKKDYSKDVKSEKLTSKEEKAKKPSEKSKPLDSKGEKRKRKTEEKGVDKDFESSSLKISKLEVTETAKPSPKRKMEPDVEKMDRTPEKDKNSSTAPAKKIKLNRETGKKIGSAENISNTKELSEKLESTSSKVKQEKVKGKVRRKVTGTEGSSSTLVDYTSTSSTGGSPVRKSEEKTDTKRTVIKTMEEYNNDNTAPAEDVIIMIQVPQSKWDKDDFESEEEDVKSTQPVSSIGKPASVIKSVSAKPSGTAKYNEKESEPSEKVQKLTKEVSHEIIMHDVKSSKNSASSEKGKTKDRDHSVLEKENPEKRKSSVQPEKDSNLDRLNEQGSFRSLSQSSKETRTSDKHDSVRGSSNKDFTPNRDKKPDYDNRDYSSSKRRDERNESARRKDSPPRNKDSASGQKNKPRDERDLAKKGTGDSKKSNLSPSRDRKPHDHKATYDTKRSSEETKSVDKNPCKEREKHVSEARNNKESSGNKSLYILNPPDSQIEKEQVTGQIDKNAIKPKPQLSHSSRLSSDLTRETDEAAFEPDYNESDSESNVSVKEEETSGKISKELKDKVIEKAKENLDTAAVGQIGITRSQSQSSPSVSLSRSHSPSGSQTRSHSSSASSAESQDSKKKKKKKEKKKHKKHKKHKKHKKHAGTEVELEKSQKHKHKKKKSKKNKDKEKEKEKDDQKVKSVTV, encoded by the exons AATATACTGATGATAACGCGCTAATCCCTAAGAATTCGTCTGTGATCGTTAGGAGAATTCCTATTGGAGGCGTTAGATCTACAAGCAAGACATACGTTAT AAGTCGAACTGAGCCAGTGATGGGAACTTCAAAAGCA ATTGATGACTCTTCTGCGTCTATTTCTCTGGCCCAGCTTacaaag ACTGCCAATCTGGCTGAAGCCAATGCTTctgaagaagataaaattaaAGCAATGATGTCGCAGTCTGGCCATGAATACGACCCAATCAA tTACATGAAGAAACCTCTAGGTCCACCACCTCCATCTTATACCTGTTTTCGCTGTGGTAAACCTGGCCATTATATTAAGAATTGCCCAACAAATGGG GATAAGAACTTTGAATCTGGTCCTAGAATTAAAAAGAGCACTGGAATTCCTAGAAGTTTTATGATGGAAGTGAAAGATCCTAATATGAAAGGTGCAATGCTTACCAACACTGGAAAATATGCAATACCAACTATAGATGC AGAAGCATATGCaattgggaagaaagaaaagccgCCTTTTTTACCAGAAGAGCCATCTTCTTCTTCAGAAGAAGATGACCCCATCCCAGATGAACTTTTGTGTCTCATTTGCAAAGATATTATGACTGATGCAGTTGTCATTCCCTGCTGTGGAAACAGTTACTGTGACGAAT GTATAAGAACAGCACTTCTGGAATCAGATGAACATACGTGTCCAACATGTCATCAGAATGATGTCTCTCCTGATGCTTTAATTGCCAATAAATTTTTACGACAG GCCGTTAATAACTTCAAAAATGAGACTGGTTACACAAAAAGACTACGAAAACAGCtgcctccaccaccacccccaatACCACCTCCAAGACCACTTATTCAGCGGAACCTACAGCCTCTGATGAGATCTCCAATATCAAGACAGCAGGATCCTCTGATGATTCCAGTCACATCTTCGTCATCTCATCCACCTCCCTCTTTGTCTTCATTGGCTTCTAATCAGTCTCCCTTGGCTCCTCCTGGGCCTGGAAATTCATCTTCTGCCCCAGCTCCTGTTCCTGATATAACTGCAACAGTGTCCATATCAGTCCATTCAGAAAAATCAGATGGACCTTTCCG GGACTCTGATAATAAAATCTTGCCAGCGGCAGCCCTTGCATCAGAACATCCAAAGGGAACCTCTTCAATTGCAATTACTGCTCTTATGGAAGAGAAG GGTTACCAGGTGCCTGTACTTGGAACCCCGTCTTTGCTTGGACAGTCATTATTGCATGGACAATTGATCCCCACAACTG gTCCAGTAAGAATAAATACCGCTCGTCCAGGTGGGGGTCGACCAGGTTGGGAACA TTCCAATAAACTTGGATATCTGGTATCTCCGCCACAGCAAATTAGAAGGGGGGAGAGGAGCTGCTACAG AAGTATAAACCGTGGACGACACCACAGCGAGAGATCACAGAGGACTCAAGGCCCATCACTACCAGCAACTCCAGTTTTTGTGCCTGTCCCACCACCACCCCTGTATCCACCTCCTCCCCATACACTTCCTCTCCCTGCAGGTGTTCCTCCACCACAGTTTTCTCCTCAGTTTCCTCCTGGCCAGCCACCACCTGCTGGGTATAGTGTCCCtcctccagggtttcctccagctcCTGCCAATTTATCAACACCCTGGGTATCATCAGGAGTGCAGACAGCTCATTCAAATACCATCCCAACAACACAGGCACCACCTTTGTCCAGGGAAGAATTCTATAGAGAGCAACGACGACTGAAAGAAGA gtctaAATCTCCCTATAGTGGTTCATCATATTCAAGAAGTTCATATACTTACTCTAAATCAAGATCTGGTTCAACGCGTTCACGCTCTTATTCTCGATCATTTAGCCGCTCTCACTCTCGTTCCTATTCACGATCACCTCCATATCCCAGaagaggcagagggaagagtCGAAATTACCGTTCACGGTCTAGATCTCATGGATATCATCGATCTAGGTCAAGATCCCCTCCATATAGACGCTATCATTCTCGATCAAGATCTCCTCAAGCATTTAGGGGACAGTCTCCCACTAAACGTAATGTACCTCAAGGGGAAGCAGGACGTGAATATTTTAATAGATTCAGAGAAGTCCCACCACCTTATGATATGAAAGCTTATTATGGGAGGAGTGTTGACTTTAGAGACCCATTTGAAAAGGAGCGTTACAGAGAATGGGAGAGAAAATATAGAGAGTGGTATGAAAAATACTATAAAGATTATGCTGCTGGAGCACAGCCTAGACCCTCAGCAAATAGAGAGAACTTTTCTCCAGAGAGATTTTTACCACTTAATATCAGGAATTCTCCCTTTACAAGAGGCCGCAGAGAAGATTATGCTGCTGGACAGAGTCATAGAAGTCGAAACATAGGTGGCACCTATCCAGAAAAGCTTCCAACAAGAGACAGTCACAATCAGAAggataatacaaaaacaaaagagaaggagAGTGAAAATGCTCCAGGAGATGGTAAAGGAAATAAACATaagaaacatagaaaaagaagaaaaggagaagaaaatgaatGTTTTCTGAACCCAGAGTTACTAGAGACATCTAGGAAATCTAGAGAACCTACAGGTGGTGAGGAAAGTAAAACAGATTCATTGTTTGTTCTCCCAAATAGAGATGATGCTACACCTGTTAGAGATGAACCAATGGATGCAGAATCCATTACTTTTAAATCAGTGTctgaaaaagacaagagagaaaaagaTAAGCCAAAAGCAAAAGGTGACAAGACCAAACGGAAAAATGAGGGATCTACTGTgtccaaaaaagaaaatgtaaaacctGCTAAAGGACCTCAAGAAAAACCAGATGGAGAGCGTGAAAAATCTCCTCGATCTGAACCTCCACTGAAAAAAGCCAAAGAGGAGACTCCAAAGACTGACAATGCTAATAAATCAACATCTTCCTctcagaaagatgagaagatcgtTGGCATTCCCAGGAAAGCTCACTCCAAGTCAGCAAAAGAACACCAAGAGACAAAACCAGTCAAAGAGGAAAAAGTGAAGAAGGACTACTCCAAAGATGTCAAATCAGAAAAGCTAACTAGTaaggaagaaaaggccaagaAGCCTAGTGAGAAAAGTAAGCCACTTGATagcaagggagaaaaaagaaaaagaaaaactgaagaaaaaggtgTAGATAAAGATTTTGAGTCGTCTTCACTGAAAATCTCTAAACTAGAAGTAACTGAAACAGCGAAACCATCACCAAAACGCAAAATGGAACCTGATGTTGAAAAGATGGATAGGACCCCTGAAAAGGACAAAAATTCCTCAACTGCCCCAGCCAAAAAAATCAAGCTCAACAGGGAGACGGGGAAGAAAATTGGAAGTGCAGAAAATATATCTAATACAAAAGAACTCTCTGAAAAATTGGAATCAACATCTAGCAAAGTTAAACAAGAAAAAGTCAAAGGAAAAGTCAGACGAAAAGTAACCGGAACTGAAGGGTCCAGCTCCACTCTCGTGGATTATACCAG tacaagcTCAACTGGAGGCAGTCCTGTGCGGAAAtctgaagaaaaaacagatacaAAGCGAACCGTCATTAAAACTATGGAAGAGTATAACAATGACAATACAGCTCCTGCTGAAGATGTTATTATTATGATTCAGGTTCCTCAGTCCAAATGGGATAAAGATGACTTCGAATCTGAAGAAGAAGACGTGAAGTCTACACAGCCTGTATCGAGCATAGGAAAGCCTGCTAGCGTTATAAAAAGTGTTAGCGCTAAGCCATCAGGTACagccaagtacaatgaaaaagaaagtgaGCCATCAGAGAAGGTTCAGAAACTCACCAAGGAAGTGAGCCATGAAATAATCATGCATGACGTTAAAAGTTCAAAAAACTCCGCATCTAGCGAAAAAGGGAAAACCAAAGATCGAGATCATTCAGTGTTGGAAAAGGAAAAccctgaaaagaggaagagcagCGTTCAACCAGAGAAAGATAGTAATTTGGACCGTCTGAATGAACAAGGAAGTTTTAGAAGTCTGTCTCAGTCTTCCAAAGAGACTAGAACTTCAGATAAACATGATTCTGTTCGAGGCTCCTCAAATAAAGACTTCACtcccaatagagacaaaaaaccTGACTATGACAACAGAGATTATTCAAGTTCCAAACGCAGAGATGAAAGGAATGAATCAGCCAGAAGAAAAGACTCTCCTCCTCGGAATAAGGATTCTGCATCTGGacagaaaaataaaccaagagaTGAGAGAGATTTGGCTAAGAAGGGAACAGGAGACTCCAAAAAAAGTAATTTAAGTccctcaagagacagaaagcctcaTGATCACAAAGCCACTTATGATACTAAACGCTCTAGTGAAGAGACAAAATCTGTGGATAAAAATCCTTGTAAAGAGCGTGAGAAGCATGTTTCAGAAGCAAGGAACAATAAAGAGTCAAGTGGCAATAAATCACTGTATATACTTAACCCACCAGACTCACAGATTGAAAAAGAGCAAGTTACTGGGCAAATTGACAAGAATGCTATCAAGCCTAAACCTCAGTTAAGCCACTCCTCTCGACTTTCCTCCGACTTAACTAGAGAAACTGATGAAGCTGCTTTTGAACCAGACTATAATGAAAGTGACAGTGAGAGTAATGTATCTGTAAAAGAAGAGGAAACGTCAGGAAAAATTTCTAAGGAACTGAAAGATAAAGTGATAGAGAAAGCAAAAGAGAACCTGGACACAGCAGCAGTTGGCCAAATAGGCATAACGAGGAGTCAGAGTCAAAGCAGTCCTAGTGTTAGCCTGAGTAGAAGTCACAGCCCTTCTGGAAGCCAAACCCGAAGCCACAGTAGCAGTGCCAGCTCAGCAGAAAGTCAGGAcagcaagaagaagaagaaaaagaaagaaaagaaaaagcacaagAAACATAAAAAACATAAGAAGCATAAGAAGCATGCAGGCACTGAGGTAGAAttggaaaaaagccaaaaacacaaacacaagaaaaagaagtcaaagaagaacaaagataaagaaaaggagaaggagaaagatgaCCAAAAAGTGAAATCTGTCACTGTGTAA
- the RBBP6 gene encoding E3 ubiquitin-protein ligase RBBP6 isoform X1 has translation MSCVHYKFSSKLNYDTVTFDGLHISLCDLKKQIMGREKLKAADCDLQITNAQTKEEYTDDNALIPKNSSVIVRRIPIGGVRSTSKTYVISRTEPVMGTSKAIDDSSASISLAQLTKTANLAEANASEEDKIKAMMSQSGHEYDPINYMKKPLGPPPPSYTCFRCGKPGHYIKNCPTNGDKNFESGPRIKKSTGIPRSFMMEVKDPNMKGAMLTNTGKYAIPTIDAEAYAIGKKEKPPFLPEEPSSSSEEDDPIPDELLCLICKDIMTDAVVIPCCGNSYCDECIRTALLESDEHTCPTCHQNDVSPDALIANKFLRQAVNNFKNETGYTKRLRKQLPPPPPPIPPPRPLIQRNLQPLMRSPISRQQDPLMIPVTSSSSHPPPSLSSLASNQSPLAPPGPGNSSSAPAPVPDITATVSISVHSEKSDGPFRDSDNKILPAAALASEHPKGTSSIAITALMEEKGYQVPVLGTPSLLGQSLLHGQLIPTTGPVRINTARPGGGRPGWEHSNKLGYLVSPPQQIRRGERSCYRSINRGRHHSERSQRTQGPSLPATPVFVPVPPPPLYPPPPHTLPLPAGVPPPQFSPQFPPGQPPPAGYSVPPPGFPPAPANLSTPWVSSGVQTAHSNTIPTTQAPPLSREEFYREQRRLKEEEKKKSKLDEFTNDFAKELMEYKKIQKERRRSFSRSKSPYSGSSYSRSSYTYSKSRSGSTRSRSYSRSFSRSHSRSYSRSPPYPRRGRGKSRNYRSRSRSHGYHRSRSRSPPYRRYHSRSRSPQAFRGQSPTKRNVPQGEAGREYFNRFREVPPPYDMKAYYGRSVDFRDPFEKERYREWERKYREWYEKYYKDYAAGAQPRPSANRENFSPERFLPLNIRNSPFTRGRREDYAAGQSHRSRNIGGTYPEKLPTRDSHNQKDNTKTKEKESENAPGDGKGNKHKKHRKRRKGEENECFLNPELLETSRKSREPTGGEESKTDSLFVLPNRDDATPVRDEPMDAESITFKSVSEKDKREKDKPKAKGDKTKRKNEGSTVSKKENVKPAKGPQEKPDGEREKSPRSEPPLKKAKEETPKTDNANKSTSSSQKDEKIVGIPRKAHSKSAKEHQETKPVKEEKVKKDYSKDVKSEKLTSKEEKAKKPSEKSKPLDSKGEKRKRKTEEKGVDKDFESSSLKISKLEVTETAKPSPKRKMEPDVEKMDRTPEKDKNSSTAPAKKIKLNRETGKKIGSAENISNTKELSEKLESTSSKVKQEKVKGKVRRKVTGTEGSSSTLVDYTSTSSTGGSPVRKSEEKTDTKRTVIKTMEEYNNDNTAPAEDVIIMIQVPQSKWDKDDFESEEEDVKSTQPVSSIGKPASVIKSVSAKPSGTAKYNEKESEPSEKVQKLTKEVSHEIIMHDVKSSKNSASSEKGKTKDRDHSVLEKENPEKRKSSVQPEKDSNLDRLNEQGSFRSLSQSSKETRTSDKHDSVRGSSNKDFTPNRDKKPDYDNRDYSSSKRRDERNESARRKDSPPRNKDSASGQKNKPRDERDLAKKGTGDSKKSNLSPSRDRKPHDHKATYDTKRSSEETKSVDKNPCKEREKHVSEARNNKESSGNKSLYILNPPDSQIEKEQVTGQIDKNAIKPKPQLSHSSRLSSDLTRETDEAAFEPDYNESDSESNVSVKEEETSGKISKELKDKVIEKAKENLDTAAVGQIGITRSQSQSSPSVSLSRSHSPSGSQTRSHSSSASSAESQDSKKKKKKKEKKKHKKHKKHKKHKKHAGTEVELEKSQKHKHKKKKSKKNKDKEKEKEKDDQKVKSVTV, from the exons AATATACTGATGATAACGCGCTAATCCCTAAGAATTCGTCTGTGATCGTTAGGAGAATTCCTATTGGAGGCGTTAGATCTACAAGCAAGACATACGTTAT AAGTCGAACTGAGCCAGTGATGGGAACTTCAAAAGCA ATTGATGACTCTTCTGCGTCTATTTCTCTGGCCCAGCTTacaaag ACTGCCAATCTGGCTGAAGCCAATGCTTctgaagaagataaaattaaAGCAATGATGTCGCAGTCTGGCCATGAATACGACCCAATCAA tTACATGAAGAAACCTCTAGGTCCACCACCTCCATCTTATACCTGTTTTCGCTGTGGTAAACCTGGCCATTATATTAAGAATTGCCCAACAAATGGG GATAAGAACTTTGAATCTGGTCCTAGAATTAAAAAGAGCACTGGAATTCCTAGAAGTTTTATGATGGAAGTGAAAGATCCTAATATGAAAGGTGCAATGCTTACCAACACTGGAAAATATGCAATACCAACTATAGATGC AGAAGCATATGCaattgggaagaaagaaaagccgCCTTTTTTACCAGAAGAGCCATCTTCTTCTTCAGAAGAAGATGACCCCATCCCAGATGAACTTTTGTGTCTCATTTGCAAAGATATTATGACTGATGCAGTTGTCATTCCCTGCTGTGGAAACAGTTACTGTGACGAAT GTATAAGAACAGCACTTCTGGAATCAGATGAACATACGTGTCCAACATGTCATCAGAATGATGTCTCTCCTGATGCTTTAATTGCCAATAAATTTTTACGACAG GCCGTTAATAACTTCAAAAATGAGACTGGTTACACAAAAAGACTACGAAAACAGCtgcctccaccaccacccccaatACCACCTCCAAGACCACTTATTCAGCGGAACCTACAGCCTCTGATGAGATCTCCAATATCAAGACAGCAGGATCCTCTGATGATTCCAGTCACATCTTCGTCATCTCATCCACCTCCCTCTTTGTCTTCATTGGCTTCTAATCAGTCTCCCTTGGCTCCTCCTGGGCCTGGAAATTCATCTTCTGCCCCAGCTCCTGTTCCTGATATAACTGCAACAGTGTCCATATCAGTCCATTCAGAAAAATCAGATGGACCTTTCCG GGACTCTGATAATAAAATCTTGCCAGCGGCAGCCCTTGCATCAGAACATCCAAAGGGAACCTCTTCAATTGCAATTACTGCTCTTATGGAAGAGAAG GGTTACCAGGTGCCTGTACTTGGAACCCCGTCTTTGCTTGGACAGTCATTATTGCATGGACAATTGATCCCCACAACTG gTCCAGTAAGAATAAATACCGCTCGTCCAGGTGGGGGTCGACCAGGTTGGGAACA TTCCAATAAACTTGGATATCTGGTATCTCCGCCACAGCAAATTAGAAGGGGGGAGAGGAGCTGCTACAG AAGTATAAACCGTGGACGACACCACAGCGAGAGATCACAGAGGACTCAAGGCCCATCACTACCAGCAACTCCAGTTTTTGTGCCTGTCCCACCACCACCCCTGTATCCACCTCCTCCCCATACACTTCCTCTCCCTGCAGGTGTTCCTCCACCACAGTTTTCTCCTCAGTTTCCTCCTGGCCAGCCACCACCTGCTGGGTATAGTGTCCCtcctccagggtttcctccagctcCTGCCAATTTATCAACACCCTGGGTATCATCAGGAGTGCAGACAGCTCATTCAAATACCATCCCAACAACACAGGCACCACCTTTGTCCAGGGAAGAATTCTATAGAGAGCAACGACGACTGAAAGAAGA ggaaaagaaaaagtccaagctaGATGAGTTTACAAATGATTTTGctaaggaattgatggaatacaaaaaGATTCAAAAGGAGCGTAGGCGCTCATTTTCCAG gtctaAATCTCCCTATAGTGGTTCATCATATTCAAGAAGTTCATATACTTACTCTAAATCAAGATCTGGTTCAACGCGTTCACGCTCTTATTCTCGATCATTTAGCCGCTCTCACTCTCGTTCCTATTCACGATCACCTCCATATCCCAGaagaggcagagggaagagtCGAAATTACCGTTCACGGTCTAGATCTCATGGATATCATCGATCTAGGTCAAGATCCCCTCCATATAGACGCTATCATTCTCGATCAAGATCTCCTCAAGCATTTAGGGGACAGTCTCCCACTAAACGTAATGTACCTCAAGGGGAAGCAGGACGTGAATATTTTAATAGATTCAGAGAAGTCCCACCACCTTATGATATGAAAGCTTATTATGGGAGGAGTGTTGACTTTAGAGACCCATTTGAAAAGGAGCGTTACAGAGAATGGGAGAGAAAATATAGAGAGTGGTATGAAAAATACTATAAAGATTATGCTGCTGGAGCACAGCCTAGACCCTCAGCAAATAGAGAGAACTTTTCTCCAGAGAGATTTTTACCACTTAATATCAGGAATTCTCCCTTTACAAGAGGCCGCAGAGAAGATTATGCTGCTGGACAGAGTCATAGAAGTCGAAACATAGGTGGCACCTATCCAGAAAAGCTTCCAACAAGAGACAGTCACAATCAGAAggataatacaaaaacaaaagagaaggagAGTGAAAATGCTCCAGGAGATGGTAAAGGAAATAAACATaagaaacatagaaaaagaagaaaaggagaagaaaatgaatGTTTTCTGAACCCAGAGTTACTAGAGACATCTAGGAAATCTAGAGAACCTACAGGTGGTGAGGAAAGTAAAACAGATTCATTGTTTGTTCTCCCAAATAGAGATGATGCTACACCTGTTAGAGATGAACCAATGGATGCAGAATCCATTACTTTTAAATCAGTGTctgaaaaagacaagagagaaaaagaTAAGCCAAAAGCAAAAGGTGACAAGACCAAACGGAAAAATGAGGGATCTACTGTgtccaaaaaagaaaatgtaaaacctGCTAAAGGACCTCAAGAAAAACCAGATGGAGAGCGTGAAAAATCTCCTCGATCTGAACCTCCACTGAAAAAAGCCAAAGAGGAGACTCCAAAGACTGACAATGCTAATAAATCAACATCTTCCTctcagaaagatgagaagatcgtTGGCATTCCCAGGAAAGCTCACTCCAAGTCAGCAAAAGAACACCAAGAGACAAAACCAGTCAAAGAGGAAAAAGTGAAGAAGGACTACTCCAAAGATGTCAAATCAGAAAAGCTAACTAGTaaggaagaaaaggccaagaAGCCTAGTGAGAAAAGTAAGCCACTTGATagcaagggagaaaaaagaaaaagaaaaactgaagaaaaaggtgTAGATAAAGATTTTGAGTCGTCTTCACTGAAAATCTCTAAACTAGAAGTAACTGAAACAGCGAAACCATCACCAAAACGCAAAATGGAACCTGATGTTGAAAAGATGGATAGGACCCCTGAAAAGGACAAAAATTCCTCAACTGCCCCAGCCAAAAAAATCAAGCTCAACAGGGAGACGGGGAAGAAAATTGGAAGTGCAGAAAATATATCTAATACAAAAGAACTCTCTGAAAAATTGGAATCAACATCTAGCAAAGTTAAACAAGAAAAAGTCAAAGGAAAAGTCAGACGAAAAGTAACCGGAACTGAAGGGTCCAGCTCCACTCTCGTGGATTATACCAG tacaagcTCAACTGGAGGCAGTCCTGTGCGGAAAtctgaagaaaaaacagatacaAAGCGAACCGTCATTAAAACTATGGAAGAGTATAACAATGACAATACAGCTCCTGCTGAAGATGTTATTATTATGATTCAGGTTCCTCAGTCCAAATGGGATAAAGATGACTTCGAATCTGAAGAAGAAGACGTGAAGTCTACACAGCCTGTATCGAGCATAGGAAAGCCTGCTAGCGTTATAAAAAGTGTTAGCGCTAAGCCATCAGGTACagccaagtacaatgaaaaagaaagtgaGCCATCAGAGAAGGTTCAGAAACTCACCAAGGAAGTGAGCCATGAAATAATCATGCATGACGTTAAAAGTTCAAAAAACTCCGCATCTAGCGAAAAAGGGAAAACCAAAGATCGAGATCATTCAGTGTTGGAAAAGGAAAAccctgaaaagaggaagagcagCGTTCAACCAGAGAAAGATAGTAATTTGGACCGTCTGAATGAACAAGGAAGTTTTAGAAGTCTGTCTCAGTCTTCCAAAGAGACTAGAACTTCAGATAAACATGATTCTGTTCGAGGCTCCTCAAATAAAGACTTCACtcccaatagagacaaaaaaccTGACTATGACAACAGAGATTATTCAAGTTCCAAACGCAGAGATGAAAGGAATGAATCAGCCAGAAGAAAAGACTCTCCTCCTCGGAATAAGGATTCTGCATCTGGacagaaaaataaaccaagagaTGAGAGAGATTTGGCTAAGAAGGGAACAGGAGACTCCAAAAAAAGTAATTTAAGTccctcaagagacagaaagcctcaTGATCACAAAGCCACTTATGATACTAAACGCTCTAGTGAAGAGACAAAATCTGTGGATAAAAATCCTTGTAAAGAGCGTGAGAAGCATGTTTCAGAAGCAAGGAACAATAAAGAGTCAAGTGGCAATAAATCACTGTATATACTTAACCCACCAGACTCACAGATTGAAAAAGAGCAAGTTACTGGGCAAATTGACAAGAATGCTATCAAGCCTAAACCTCAGTTAAGCCACTCCTCTCGACTTTCCTCCGACTTAACTAGAGAAACTGATGAAGCTGCTTTTGAACCAGACTATAATGAAAGTGACAGTGAGAGTAATGTATCTGTAAAAGAAGAGGAAACGTCAGGAAAAATTTCTAAGGAACTGAAAGATAAAGTGATAGAGAAAGCAAAAGAGAACCTGGACACAGCAGCAGTTGGCCAAATAGGCATAACGAGGAGTCAGAGTCAAAGCAGTCCTAGTGTTAGCCTGAGTAGAAGTCACAGCCCTTCTGGAAGCCAAACCCGAAGCCACAGTAGCAGTGCCAGCTCAGCAGAAAGTCAGGAcagcaagaagaagaagaaaaagaaagaaaagaaaaagcacaagAAACATAAAAAACATAAGAAGCATAAGAAGCATGCAGGCACTGAGGTAGAAttggaaaaaagccaaaaacacaaacacaagaaaaagaagtcaaagaagaacaaagataaagaaaaggagaaggagaaagatgaCCAAAAAGTGAAATCTGTCACTGTGTAA